Genomic DNA from Microbacterium sp. NC79:
CGGTGACCTTGAAGCGCTTCTTGCTGCCCGAGTGGGTCTTCTGCTTCGGCATCTTCTCTTCCTTAGTGTTTCGCCCTAGGGGCGTCTGGGTTCGCCCGGGGGCGAGGCTTATGTGCCTATTCGGCGGAATCCGAGGAGGACTCGGCTGCGCTCGGCGCCTTGTCCGTACGCGCGTCACGAGCGGCCTGCTTCGACGCGGCACGAACAGCGTTCTGCTCAGCCTTCGTCTCAGACTTGTTCTTGTGCGGTCCGATCACCATCACCATGTTGCGGCCGTCGATCGTCGGATTCGACTCGACGGTTCCGAACTCTGCGACGTCTTCTGCGAACTTCTTCAGCAGGCGAACGCCCTGATCGGGACGCGACTGCTCACGACCGCGGAACAAGATCATTGCCTTGACCTTGTCGCCAGTCTTGAGGAAGCCCTCAGCGCGCTTGCGCTTGGTCTCGTAGTCGTGTGCATCGATCTTCAGGCGGAAACGCACCTCCTTGAGGACGGTGTTCGCCTGGTTGCGGCGAGCTTCCTTAGCCTTCTGAGCAGCTTCGTACTTGAACTTCCCGTAGTCCATGATCTTGACGACGGGAGGCTTCGAGTTAGGAGCAACCTCAACAAGGTCGAGGTCTGCTTCCTGTGCGAGGCGAAGCGCGACCTGAATGGCGACAACGCCAATCTGTTCGCCACCGGGGCCGACGAGTCGAACCTCCGGAACGCGAATGCGCTCGTTGGTGCGGGGATCGCTGATGCGGAACTCCTCTGGATGTGTGGTTCATAGCCACCGCGATACGAGGGTTCGTGTCGCGGGCGAAGGTATGATCACTCCACCCGCACGACGTGAGACGCCGGCTTTGCACCCTAACTACCTCCGACAGATTCGGAGGCGGAGCGCAGACCCGGTAGCCTAGAACGGCAAGCGCGGGTGGGATGTGATCCACTTTCGTACTGAGGCATAAGCCCCAGAGCCCGCATTAGTTTAGCAGAGAGTTAGACGTGAACACGATTCCGGCCGAAAACAGCCACGAACACGACCCTGAGCGCCTGGCTCAGTGGGAAAAAGCAGACCAGGCAGCGTCTGAGGCTGCGCGCGATATTGCCGATGTTCCCGCGGTCGAGGTCATTACGACCGCAGCGGTTCACCTGCTTAGCGCTGCGGCAGTCAAGCTCGGCCTTGCAGACGACCCCAACGCCGCACAGCAGATCGACCTCGATGAGGCTCGCAAGCTGATCGATGCGCTTGCTGGGCTCATCACTGCAGGCGCGCCCGCCGTCAGCGACATGCACGCACGTTCGCTGCGTGATGGACTGCGCTCCGTGCAGCTCGCGTTCCGTGAGGCGTCGGCCATCCCCGACCCCATCGGTAAGGGGCCGGGCGAGAAGTGGACAGGTCCGGTCAACTAAGACCTGTTGTCCTGAGCGGGCGTTGATGCACAGCATCGGCGCCCGCTTTGCGTTAATTGGCGCGACTCAGCTTGACCGACAGAGAGTCAACGAGCACGGCAATGCGGTTATCGGCAGCCCAGCGCTGTGCGAGACGTTGCAAAACGGCATCGAGCTGCGACTGATCGAGCCCATCGACGAGCTGCAGCGTCACGATTAGCTCCGGGCCGCGAAGCCGGGCGTCAGGATCGCCTGAGGCCACCGTGAGGTCGATGACGGCCAGTTCCGTGCCGACGGATTCTTGCAGCGCCTGAAACACTTCTGGTGATTCGTGACTCGGCACCCACGCCTCATCTTGCGCAAGGGCCCACACCGCGGGCCGACGCACAATGTACTCGGTCTCTGCGGTCGGGTCGACAACCAAGAGATCGGTCTGGTCTGATGCGGCCGAGAGCGCGGCACGCACACCGGCCACGGGAATGGGTCGAGCGAGCGGATCCCACGTGCGCATCGAATCCACGCTCGTAAAGATCGGCAACACGGTGCGCCCGTCAGGAGCGGCTACCGTCACAATCGACAGCTCCTGCGTCTTGTCGACGGTGAGGCCCGTCGGCCCAACGCCTTCGTCGCCCTTCTCCGCGATCAGCGGGATGAGCACGCGCGCGGTGCGCAATGCCTCCACAATGGCGATCTGGTCGCCGGAACCATTGCGAAAGTTTGTGAGAGCGGCGAGCAGTGCGGGATCGGCTGAGCCGTCATCGCCGGCAGCAGGGTTGGGTTCGAATCGCCTGCCTTCCCAGGGCACGCCAGCCGAATCGGCAGTGTTAGTCTCCTGCGACATCCAGAGCCTCTGCCAGCGTGAATGCACCGGAGTACAACGCCTTGCCGATGATCGCGCCTTCAACGCCGAGCGGAACCAAATCACGCAGTTCTGCAATGTCATCAAGCGACGAAATACCACCAGAGGCGACAACGGGCTTGACCGTGCGCGAGCAGACTTCGCGAAGCAGCTCGAGGTTGGGTCCGCGGAGGGTGCCGTCCTTCGTGACGTCGGTGACCACGTAGCGCGAGCATCCGGCGTCTTCCAGGCGCGCGAGCACTTCCCAAATGTCGCCTGCCTCTTGCGTCCATCCGCGAGCCGCCAGCGTGGTTCCGCGCACGTCAAGGCCGACAGCGATTGCTTCGCCGTAACGGCCAATAACGTTTGCCGCCCATTCTGGGTTTTCAAGCGCTGCGGTGCCGAGGTTGATGCGGGTGACACCCGTCTCGAGCGCTGCTTCCAGCGACGCGTCGTCGCGGATGCCACCGGAGAGCTCGACGTTCAGGCCGCGTACCTGCTTGATGACGCGACGGATCACTGCGGTGTTCGCACCGCGGCCGAAAGCAGCGTCAAGGTCAACGAGGTGGAGCCATTCGGCGCCCTGCTCTTGCCACTGGGCGGCAGCGTCAACCGGGTCACCGTAGTTGGTTTCCGAGCCTGCCTCGCCCTGGGTCAGGCGCACGGCCTTTCCTCCTGCAACGTCAACAGCTGGCAACAGAGCCAACGCGGGAGTGTTCGTGAAGTCGTTCATAAGTCCTCTAGCAAGCAACCTTCGTGCAAACGGCACAGATGTTAGAGCGTAGCCCCGCCCAGCGTGCCGATCCAATTCTTCAGGAGTGTGATCCCGGCTTCGCCGGACTTTTCCGGGTGGAACTGGGTCGCCGACAGCGGCCCGTTCTCAACCGCAGCAATAAATCGTGAGTGGTGTGTTGCCCAGGTGACCTTGGGCTGTGGGAACGGCGGAATGACGTCGAGGGTCCACTCCTGCGCGGCGTTGGAATGCACGAAGTAGAACCGCTCGTTCTCAATGCCGCGGAAGAGTGCGCTGCCCTCCCCCACCTCCACCGTGTTCCAGCCCATGTGCGGCAGGACAGGGGCTTCGATCTCGCGGACGACACCTGGCCACTCGCCAAGGCCCTCAGCGCCAACACCGCGTTCGACACCTCGTTCGAACATGACCTGCATGCCCACACAAATACCGAGCACGTGGCGTCCGCCGGCGAGGCGGCGGTCGATCAGCTCTTCTGAGCGTTCGGCGCGCAGCGCGTCCATCACGGCAGCAAATGCACCGACACCAGGCACGACGAGACCGTGTGCCTCCATGACGAGCTTCTTGTCTTTCGTCAAGCGGGCGTCGGCACCGGCGGCATCCAGTGCCTTAACGGCGGAGTGCACGTTGCCCGACCCGTAGTCGAGCACCGCAACAACCGGACGGGTCACAGCGCACCCTTCGTGCTCGGGATGCCCGAGACAAGCGGGTCAATCGACTTTGCCTGACGGAAGGCCCGGGCAAACGCCTTGAACTCAGCTTCGGCGATGTGGTGCGGGTCGCGACCGCCCTTCACGTTGACGTGAACGGTCAGGCCTGCGTTGAGGGTGATGGCCTCGAAAACGTGGCGGACGAGGGAGCCAGTGAAGTGTCCGCCGATCAGGTGGAACTCGAAGCCTTCGGGCTCACCGGTGTGCACAAGGAAGGGGCGTCCTGAGATGTCGACAACGGCCTGAGCGAGGGCCTCGTCGAGCGGAACCAGGGCGTCGCCGTAGCGGGAGATTCCGGCCTTGTCGCCTAGCGCTTCGCGAATCGCCTGGCCGAGCACAATGGCGGTGTCTTCCACCGTGTGGTGCGCATCGATGTGGGTGTCGCCTGTGGCCTTCACGGTGAGGTCAGTCAGCGAGTGCTTGGCGAAGGCGGTCAGCATGTGATCGAAGAACGGCACGCTCGTGTCGATGGAGCTCTGACCGGTGCCGTCGAGGTTCAGTTCGAGCTCAATCGTGGATTCGCTCGTGGAACGGCGGCGGGAAGCAATACGGGGGGCGGTCATACTCAGAATCCTAGCGAGGCGAGGGCGTCAAGGAACGCGGTGGTTTCTTCTTCGGTTCCGGCTGACACACGCATGTGTCCGGGGATACCGACGTCGCGGATCAGAATGCCGCGTTCGAACAGGGCTTGAAAGGTTGCCTGCGGGTCAGCTACCCCACCGAACAGCACGAAGTTTGTCCATGATTCGTAGGGGCGATAGCCAAGTGCTGCGAGGGTCGCGGAGATGCGGTCACGCTGTTCCACAATGTCGTCAACGGTCGCCAGCATCGTGTCGGCGTGACGCAGGGCAGCCAGCGCCGCGACCTGCGTCAACGCGCTGAGGTGATAGGGCAACCGGACGAGCCGGAGCGCGTCAATGAAGGCGGGGTCAGCTGCAAGGTATCCGACGCGAGCACCAGCAAAGGCGAAGGCCTTACTCATGGTGCGTGAGACCACCAGACGGGGGCGAGATTCCAGGAGCGTGAGAGCGCTCGGGGCATCGTGCGGGGCGAACTCAAAGTAGGCCTCATCGACGACGACGATGCCGTCAGTTGCGTCGTATACGGCTTCGATGACATCAAGTGTCAGCGGCGTTCCTGTGGGGTTGTTCGGCGCACACAGCAGCACCACATCCGGCTTCACTTCCTGCACTTGTGCGACAGCGGAAGCCGCAGCCAGCGAGTAGTCGGCGCCGCGTTCGCCTGCGAACCATGTCGCGCCGGTCGCGCGGGTCAGCAGCGGGTACATGGAGTATGTCGGCCCGAAACCCATCACCGTGCGCCCGGGGCCCGCAAACGCCTGCAGAATGTGTTGTAGCACCTCGTTTGAGCCGTTCGCCGCCCATATCTGGTCGGCTGTCAACCCGTGACCGAGGTAGTGAGCAAACGCCTCGCGCAGCAGCGTGAACTCGCGGTCTGGATACCGGTTGAGGTCGCGCACCGCGAACGAGAGGGACTCAACAATGTCACTCGTCACCGAATCCGGAATGGGATGCGTGTTCTCGTTAACGTTCAGTGCGACCGGAAGCGGCGCCTGTGGGGCGCCGTACGGAGTCATCCCGCGAAACTCGTCGCGGATGGGCAGATCACTGAAGGAGATCGTCACTACTCCATGGTAGGTCTGCGGTAGGCGGCCGCGGAAACCGGGCGGTCGAACATTACGCAGGGTCTCGATACGGCTGGCCTGATCCTCAGCGCGGCGCGCTTGAGC
This window encodes:
- the hisH gene encoding imidazole glycerol phosphate synthase subunit HisH; translation: MTRPVVAVLDYGSGNVHSAVKALDAAGADARLTKDKKLVMEAHGLVVPGVGAFAAVMDALRAERSEELIDRRLAGGRHVLGICVGMQVMFERGVERGVGAEGLGEWPGVVREIEAPVLPHMGWNTVEVGEGSALFRGIENERFYFVHSNAAQEWTLDVIPPFPQPKVTWATHHSRFIAAVENGPLSATQFHPEKSGEAGITLLKNWIGTLGGATL
- the priA gene encoding bifunctional 1-(5-phosphoribosyl)-5-((5-phosphoribosylamino)methylideneamino)imidazole-4-carboxamide isomerase/phosphoribosylanthranilate isomerase PriA, whose protein sequence is MNDFTNTPALALLPAVDVAGGKAVRLTQGEAGSETNYGDPVDAAAQWQEQGAEWLHLVDLDAAFGRGANTAVIRRVIKQVRGLNVELSGGIRDDASLEAALETGVTRINLGTAALENPEWAANVIGRYGEAIAVGLDVRGTTLAARGWTQEAGDIWEVLARLEDAGCSRYVVTDVTKDGTLRGPNLELLREVCSRTVKPVVASGGISSLDDIAELRDLVPLGVEGAIIGKALYSGAFTLAEALDVAGD
- a CDS encoding histidinol-phosphate transaminase — encoded protein: MTISFSDLPIRDEFRGMTPYGAPQAPLPVALNVNENTHPIPDSVTSDIVESLSFAVRDLNRYPDREFTLLREAFAHYLGHGLTADQIWAANGSNEVLQHILQAFAGPGRTVMGFGPTYSMYPLLTRATGATWFAGERGADYSLAAASAVAQVQEVKPDVVLLCAPNNPTGTPLTLDVIEAVYDATDGIVVVDEAYFEFAPHDAPSALTLLESRPRLVVSRTMSKAFAFAGARVGYLAADPAFIDALRLVRLPYHLSALTQVAALAALRHADTMLATVDDIVEQRDRISATLAALGYRPYESWTNFVLFGGVADPQATFQALFERGILIRDVGIPGHMRVSAGTEEETTAFLDALASLGF
- the infC gene encoding translation initiation factor IF-3, which translates into the protein MSDPRTNERIRVPEVRLVGPGGEQIGVVAIQVALRLAQEADLDLVEVAPNSKPPVVKIMDYGKFKYEAAQKAKEARRNQANTVLKEVRFRLKIDAHDYETKRKRAEGFLKTGDKVKAMILFRGREQSRPDQGVRLLKKFAEDVAEFGTVESNPTIDGRNMVMVIGPHKNKSETKAEQNAVRAASKQAARDARTDKAPSAAESSSDSAE
- a CDS encoding DUF1844 domain-containing protein; its protein translation is MNTIPAENSHEHDPERLAQWEKADQAASEAARDIADVPAVEVITTAAVHLLSAAAVKLGLADDPNAAQQIDLDEARKLIDALAGLITAGAPAVSDMHARSLRDGLRSVQLAFREASAIPDPIGKGPGEKWTGPVN
- a CDS encoding SseB family protein, with amino-acid sequence MSQETNTADSAGVPWEGRRFEPNPAAGDDGSADPALLAALTNFRNGSGDQIAIVEALRTARVLIPLIAEKGDEGVGPTGLTVDKTQELSIVTVAAPDGRTVLPIFTSVDSMRTWDPLARPIPVAGVRAALSAASDQTDLLVVDPTAETEYIVRRPAVWALAQDEAWVPSHESPEVFQALQESVGTELAVIDLTVASGDPDARLRGPELIVTLQLVDGLDQSQLDAVLQRLAQRWAADNRIAVLVDSLSVKLSRAN
- the hisB gene encoding imidazoleglycerol-phosphate dehydratase HisB; amino-acid sequence: MTAPRIASRRRSTSESTIELELNLDGTGQSSIDTSVPFFDHMLTAFAKHSLTDLTVKATGDTHIDAHHTVEDTAIVLGQAIREALGDKAGISRYGDALVPLDEALAQAVVDISGRPFLVHTGEPEGFEFHLIGGHFTGSLVRHVFEAITLNAGLTVHVNVKGGRDPHHIAEAEFKAFARAFRQAKSIDPLVSGIPSTKGAL